The Bacteroidales bacterium genome includes a window with the following:
- a CDS encoding thioredoxin family protein produces the protein MARTPTNMIPLGFTAPDFTLPDVVSGKELSLSGLKSDKATVVAFICNHCPFVKHIIKEMVQVGKDYIPKGVSFVMINSNDVENYTEDSPEKMIVFATQNDFPFPYLFDETQEVAKAYDAACTPDFNVLDGEGKVVYRGQFDASRPENGMPVTGTDLRNTLDLLLKGEKVPEEQLPSIGCNIKWKVQL, from the coding sequence ATGGCACGCACACCCACAAACATGATACCCCTGGGCTTTACCGCCCCTGATTTTACACTTCCTGATGTTGTATCGGGAAAAGAACTTTCGTTGAGCGGACTCAAATCTGACAAGGCTACAGTAGTGGCCTTCATCTGCAACCACTGTCCTTTTGTGAAACACATTATCAAGGAAATGGTGCAGGTGGGCAAAGACTATATTCCCAAAGGCGTTTCGTTTGTGATGATCAATTCAAATGATGTGGAGAATTACACCGAGGATTCGCCCGAGAAAATGATAGTTTTTGCAACTCAAAATGATTTCCCCTTTCCTTATCTTTTCGATGAAACCCAGGAAGTAGCCAAAGCTTACGATGCTGCCTGCACCCCCGATTTCAATGTTTTGGATGGCGAAGGCAAAGTGGTTTACCGCGGACAATTTGATGCTTCTCGGCCTGAAAATGGAATGCCAGTAACGGGAACTGACTTGCGCAACACACTTGATCTTCTCTTAAAAGGTGAAAAGGTTCCTGAAGAACAACTTCCGAGTATTGGCTGTAATATAAAATGGAAGGTGCAATTGTAA
- a CDS encoding response regulator transcription factor, with protein sequence MRKVSFVIASPSFLMRSALDGLIQQRPHAEVVKQITNNFMLTDQVQHYRPDYAILDTALLRLTNDFNLINEFPGTSTTRFIALSPDQEYGLANAKFYDVISYLEEFDSIHQKIETWVNQLSHDEDDNCSSRDLSKQEKKVLQLLALGQTNKEVAEKLFISTHTVMTHRKNITRKLGIKTVSGLTVYAILNKLVDVADIQRQV encoded by the coding sequence ATGCGAAAAGTAAGTTTCGTCATAGCAAGCCCTTCATTCCTGATGCGCTCGGCGCTCGATGGTCTGATCCAGCAAAGACCTCATGCAGAAGTGGTGAAACAAATTACTAATAATTTTATGCTCACTGACCAGGTGCAGCATTACAGACCCGATTATGCCATATTGGATACCGCCTTACTTAGGTTAACCAATGATTTCAATTTAATAAATGAATTTCCGGGAACGTCCACAACGCGGTTTATTGCCCTGTCTCCTGATCAAGAGTATGGCCTGGCCAATGCGAAGTTTTATGATGTGATCTCTTACCTTGAGGAATTTGATTCGATTCACCAGAAAATTGAAACCTGGGTCAACCAACTGAGCCATGATGAAGATGACAACTGCAGTTCAAGGGATCTCAGCAAACAGGAAAAGAAGGTTTTGCAGTTGCTGGCCCTGGGTCAGACCAACAAAGAAGTAGCTGAAAAGCTATTTATAAGTACGCATACAGTAATGACCCACCGGAAAAACATCACCCGCAAACTTGGTATCAAAACGGTTTCGGGTCTTACGGTTTACGCGATCCTGAATAAACTGGTGGATGTTGCCGATATTCAGCGGCAGGTATAA
- a CDS encoding hemerythrin domain-containing protein → MTQRTINGDMKMAGLIHLDPRLLPVINRFGIRLGFGDQSIDEVCRSFNVDTRFFLEIVNAFHDEKYFPASHLQQFDAGMIINYLSATHHYYLEVKVPELQLLIDRLVENTGPEHRNTSELLSSFFSNYVAELKDHLKLEEQGTFPYVLSLQRQLDGIVQESGTEKLNEEYSMYEFIEEHSNLEDQLLDLKNIIIKYIDSPLNSNLCNKILDALFQLESDLRDHARIEDKVLVPKVKMMEKKLTASKSRSGSSNLQNE, encoded by the coding sequence ATGACACAACGCACCATCAACGGCGATATGAAAATGGCCGGGTTGATCCATCTTGATCCCCGGCTTCTGCCAGTAATTAACCGCTTCGGCATCAGGCTGGGCTTCGGCGACCAAAGCATTGATGAAGTATGCCGATCCTTTAATGTTGATACCAGGTTTTTTCTGGAAATAGTGAATGCATTTCATGACGAGAAATATTTCCCGGCAAGCCATCTTCAGCAATTTGATGCAGGTATGATCATTAATTATTTAAGTGCAACCCATCATTATTATCTTGAAGTGAAGGTTCCGGAATTGCAATTGCTTATTGACAGGCTGGTTGAGAATACAGGTCCGGAGCATAGGAATACTTCCGAACTGCTGAGCAGCTTTTTCAGCAATTATGTTGCCGAGCTGAAAGATCACCTCAAACTTGAAGAGCAAGGCACTTTCCCTTATGTATTGTCGCTACAACGCCAGCTTGATGGAATAGTGCAGGAATCAGGAACTGAAAAGCTTAATGAAGAATACAGCATGTATGAATTTATTGAAGAACACAGCAATCTCGAAGACCAGTTGCTTGATCTCAAAAACATCATCATTAAGTACATTGATTCGCCTTTGAACAGCAATCTCTGCAACAAGATACTTGATGCCCTATTTCAACTTGAAAGCGATCTACGCGATCATGCAAGAATTGAAGATAAAGTGCTGGTTCCAAAGGTGAAGATGATGGAAAAGAAACTCACTGCGAGTAAAAGCAGATCAGGATCATCAAATCTTCAAAATGAATGA
- a CDS encoding TonB-dependent receptor plug domain-containing protein: protein MKATISLLTLIILLFSPNAFAGSENVRTTRVFGKVESLSGTASFVNVYAKGTHHGTATSEDGFYQLQLTPGHHTLRVQGIGYQAVEREIVIAADQELEINFIIDPDIRMIEEIVISGSRVGQLRMLPGSISVIGQQEMKDRAPLSGNELLRGISGLNVVEEEGAGLRLNIGIRGLDPDKSRTVLILEDGIPVALGPYGEPEMYFTPAIERMAGLEVLKGNGQILYGPQTIGGVVNYITADPPAESSGNVLIRGGEGGFFTGQFNYGNTFGNSGILVNYLRKQADALGPTTFQLDDLSLKYKTTLNARSGLMIKMGVYDENSNSTYIGLTQAMYDEGGNDFTVLAPHDNLDVRRYSASAVHNYRITEQTKLKTILFGYTTTRNWRRQDFSGSSTASNQTGVVFGDESLSGGAIYMRNSTGNRNRQFEVAGIEPRLSSRFFIGTMQNHLDAGIRFMFERAYEQRVNGQMADAISGNLQDDEIRTGKAASAYLQNKFLVSERLAFTAGFRFESLFYERSILRLGNKDTLLGTTGNVLAAIPGAGFNFSASDQVDIFGGIHRGFAPPRIKDAISNSGEDLQLDAEKSWNMELGSRTLLAGEVELELTAFYMDFSNQVIPVSESSGGSGTGLINGGHTRHTGAELSLFANRIALAGSGYFVGFRLNATYVKSVFSSERLIIEKIAKGSAADTLFVNVEGKRTPYAPEWMLNGHAMLDSPFGLGLRISGTYTGAQFTDVLNTRNVFDFIQLSASDPDYKYMQATANGQIGEMDAFLLFDAAAYYEIGDTGLEISATVKNLFNERYIASRRPQGIRVGLPRMLMIGLGWNF from the coding sequence ATGAAAGCCACAATATCACTCCTAACCCTCATCATTCTATTGTTTTCTCCAAATGCCTTTGCCGGTTCAGAAAATGTGCGAACCACAAGAGTCTTCGGCAAAGTTGAGAGCCTGTCAGGAACGGCTTCGTTTGTTAACGTTTATGCTAAAGGCACTCATCATGGCACAGCCACAAGCGAAGATGGATTTTATCAGTTGCAGCTTACACCCGGCCATCATACCTTGCGTGTGCAGGGAATTGGTTACCAGGCAGTGGAAAGGGAGATTGTGATTGCAGCTGATCAGGAACTTGAAATAAATTTTATAATTGACCCGGATATCCGGATGATAGAAGAAATTGTTATATCGGGCAGCAGGGTAGGGCAGTTGCGGATGTTACCAGGATCCATCAGCGTGATAGGACAACAAGAAATGAAAGATAGGGCGCCATTGAGTGGAAATGAATTGTTAAGAGGAATTTCGGGTTTGAACGTTGTGGAAGAAGAAGGCGCTGGTTTGCGTTTAAACATTGGCATCCGCGGGCTCGACCCCGATAAAAGCCGTACCGTACTTATACTCGAAGATGGAATCCCGGTAGCTTTGGGGCCTTATGGAGAACCTGAAATGTATTTTACACCAGCCATTGAACGCATGGCCGGTCTTGAGGTTCTCAAAGGCAATGGACAAATACTTTACGGGCCGCAAACCATTGGTGGCGTTGTAAATTATATCACAGCCGACCCGCCTGCTGAAAGCTCCGGCAATGTTCTGATCCGTGGTGGCGAAGGAGGTTTTTTTACCGGCCAGTTCAATTACGGAAATACTTTCGGTAATTCCGGCATATTGGTGAATTACCTGCGCAAACAGGCCGATGCATTGGGGCCAACCACTTTCCAGCTCGATGATCTTTCGCTGAAATACAAAACGACCCTCAACGCACGTTCCGGTCTTATGATCAAGATGGGGGTTTATGATGAGAATTCCAATTCAACCTATATCGGGCTTACCCAGGCCATGTATGATGAAGGTGGAAATGATTTCACGGTTTTAGCGCCCCACGACAACCTTGATGTTCGGCGTTATTCGGCAAGCGCCGTGCACAATTACCGGATCACAGAACAAACAAAACTCAAAACAATACTTTTTGGCTATACAACCACCCGCAACTGGCGGCGCCAGGATTTCTCGGGCTCTTCCACGGCTTCCAACCAAACGGGTGTTGTTTTTGGCGATGAAAGCTTATCAGGTGGCGCTATTTACATGCGCAACAGCACCGGCAACCGCAACCGGCAATTCGAAGTTGCTGGTATCGAACCCCGTTTGAGTAGCCGCTTTTTTATCGGAACCATGCAAAACCACCTGGATGCCGGAATTCGCTTTATGTTTGAGCGTGCTTATGAACAGCGGGTGAATGGCCAAATGGCCGATGCGATTTCAGGGAATCTGCAGGATGATGAAATCAGAACCGGAAAAGCCGCAAGTGCATATTTACAAAACAAGTTCCTTGTTAGCGAACGCCTGGCATTTACTGCAGGATTCCGTTTCGAAAGCCTGTTTTATGAAAGATCCATTCTCAGGCTCGGCAACAAGGATACACTTCTTGGTACAACGGGCAACGTGCTGGCAGCAATTCCCGGCGCCGGGTTTAATTTCAGCGCCAGCGATCAGGTTGATATTTTTGGCGGCATACACCGTGGGTTCGCACCACCTCGCATCAAAGATGCCATAAGTAACAGCGGGGAGGATTTACAACTGGATGCCGAAAAAAGCTGGAATATGGAATTAGGCAGCCGCACATTGCTCGCAGGGGAAGTTGAACTTGAACTAACGGCATTTTATATGGATTTCTCGAACCAGGTGATTCCGGTTTCAGAATCATCGGGTGGTAGCGGGACTGGATTGATCAATGGTGGTCATACACGCCATACAGGAGCTGAACTAAGCCTTTTTGCGAACCGCATAGCACTTGCAGGCAGCGGATATTTTGTTGGGTTCAGATTAAATGCAACCTACGTGAAATCAGTTTTCAGCAGCGAGCGCCTGATCATCGAAAAGATAGCAAAGGGCAGTGCCGCGGACACCTTGTTTGTAAACGTTGAAGGCAAGCGCACACCCTACGCCCCCGAATGGATGCTGAATGGCCATGCAATGCTTGATTCTCCGTTTGGGCTCGGATTGAGGATTAGTGGCACTTATACGGGCGCGCAATTCACGGATGTGCTCAATACACGAAATGTATTTGATTTTATCCAACTCTCTGCAAGCGACCCAGATTATAAGTACATGCAGGCAACTGCCAACGGCCAGATCGGTGAAATGGATGCATTCCTTCTCTTTGATGCTGCGGCTTATTATGAAATTGGCGATACCGGACTGGAAATTTCAGCAACTGTTAAGAACCTTTTTAACGAACGCTATATTGCCTCACGCAGGCCACAGGGAATCCGGGTTGGCTTGCCGAGAATGCTAATGATTGGCCTCGGCTGGAACTTTTAG